From Anopheles stephensi strain Indian unplaced genomic scaffold, UCI_ANSTEP_V1.0 ucontig249, whole genome shotgun sequence, one genomic window encodes:
- the LOC118516223 gene encoding uncharacterized protein LOC118516223: protein MTLNISSSDDDDEFNNTIVDATQASGLVPVCRQLAQQQQQQQHSQPLQHSSGNKQQQQPAFHSNAAAGNSSNSSSVHSISSGTADTAASATTAAAAAVAVSHSNAHSNCKRVQPSAAAAARAACASNNIVYSRRSSSSVCRQLQQHQQQQQPSQRSAWCPPTATAHPDELFSTVLKRRSIQQQQQQYAQQQQRPAVVNPPASRPKPRADIVRVTAANGSTYLEMYSAIRKNTTVDKDVLRARRVDEQVLSLYLRPGADGMGLKAEIERVLGEKASVRVICDMSQLLISDIDMLATSADTAAALSSAAGTTITEDAVDQWRRQEGTQRARVKIPRQVAQRLDGVHVYIGNTRCRLQELEPQGAAARRCFHCLERGHIAPNCKGVDRQTICLKCGIAGHRAKTCTATPKCIICGGTHVIGSPRCAGVLNG, encoded by the exons ATGACTCTGAACATTTCATCgagcgacgatgacgatgagttCAACAACACTATCGTCGATGCAACACAAGCATCAGGGCTTGTTCCCGTG TGTCGGCAATtggcccagcagcagcagcagcagcagcacagccagCCGTTACAGCATAGCAGCGGCaacaagcagcaacagcagccagcGTTCCACAGCAATGCAGCAGcgggcaacagcagcaacagcagcagcgttcacagcatcagcagcggcaCAGCAGATACAGCAGcttccgcaacaacagcagcagcggcagcagtggCAGTCAGCCACAGCAACGCACACAGCAACTGCAAGCGAGTGCAGccgtcggcagcagcagcagcgcgtgcAGCATGtgccagcaacaacatcgtGTACAgccgtcgcagcagcagcagcgtgtgcaGGCAGTtgcaacaacaccagcaacagcagcaaccgtcTCAGCGTTCGGCTTGGTGTCCGCCAACGGCTACAGCACACCCTGATGAGCTGTTCTCGACGGTACTGAAGCGGCGTTctatccagcagcagcagcagcagtacgcacaacagcagcagcgcccaGCGGTGGTTAACCCACCAGCAAGTCGTCCGAAACCACGCGCTGACATCGTTCGCGTTACGGCTGCGAATGGTTCCACATATCTCGAAATGTACAGCGCCATCCGCAAGAATACGACTGTCGACAAGGACGTTCTGCGGGCTCGGCGAGTCGACGAGCAGGTACTCTCGCTTTACCTGCGGCCCGGTGCTGATGGCATGGGCTTAAAGGCAGAGATCGAACGTGTTCTTGGCGAGAAGGCGAGTGTTCGTGTTATCTGTGATATGAGTCAGCTGCTCATATCAGATATTGATATGCTGGCCACTTCGGCTGACACAGCGGCTGCGctttcatcagcagcaggcaccaccatcaccgaggATGCAGTCGACCAATGGCGTCGTCAGGAGGGCACTCAGCGTGCGCGCGTGAAGATCCCGCGTCAAGTGGCCCAACGTTTGGACGGTGTGCACGTCTACATCGGCAACACTCGGTGTCGACTGCAGGAGTTGGAGCCGCAGGGTGCAGCAGCAAGGCGGTGCTTCCACTGCTTGGAGCGGGGGCACATAGCGCCCAACTGTAAGGGGGTTGACAGGCAGACCATCTGTCTGAAATGCGGCATCGCAGGCCATCGGGCTAAGACCTGCACAGCTACTCCAAAGTGCATCATTTGCGGCGGTACCCACGTCATCGGGTCTCCACGGTGTGCCGGTGTACTGAATGGCTGA